From the Tribolium castaneum strain GA2 chromosome 2, icTriCast1.1, whole genome shotgun sequence genome, one window contains:
- the LOC657592 gene encoding aminoacylase-1, with amino-acid sequence MSSSDQNNALDMQAVGNFRQYLQIPSVHPNINYDSCVKFLENQAKSLDLPIKTYFMVPKKPIVVLTWVGSEPSLPSILLNSHMDVVPVFEDKWTHKPFSAHLDEQNNIYARGTQDMKCVGIQYLEAVRRLKQQGVALKRTLHISFAPDEEIGGGDGWKKFVHSKEFQELKVGATLDEGITCESDEFVVFYAERCPWQFHIHCPGKPGHGSLLLEDTAGEKVSYILSKLYEFRKGEKQKLDDNPTWTIGNVTALNLTQIKGGVQTNVVPPEFVITIDCRIPPNVDLEKFEATLNQWCKEAGSGVWIEFIDKASHVTPTKLDDSNPYWLAFKKATDKLGLKLKPQISPAVSDTSHIRRVGLPGIGFSPINHTSVALHKHDEYLPVQVFLKGIEIYCEILKSLGNVEETTKEKTVQN; translated from the exons ATGTCATCAAGCGACCAAAACAATGCCTTGGATATGCAAGCTGTTGGAAATTTCCGCCAATACTTGCAAATCCCTTCGGTGCACCCAAACATAAATTATG ATTCATGCGTCAAGTTTCTGGAAAACCAGGCCAAGAGCCTGGACCTCCCCATAAAAACCTACTTCATGGTGCCCAAAAAACCCATCGTGGTGCTCACATGGGTGGGCAGCGAACCCAGCTTACCGTCGATTTTGCTCAACAGCCACATGGACGTGGTGCCGGTTTTCGAGGATAAATGGACCCACAAACCCTTCAGTGCCCATCTGGACGAGCAAAACAACATCTACGCCAGAGGCACCCAAGACATGAAATGTGTGGGAATCCAATACTTGGAAGCTGTTCGAAGACTAAAACAGCAAGGGGTGGCTTTGAAGCGGACGCTCCACATTTCGTTCGCTCCTG ATGAGGAAATCGGGGGTGGAGATGGGTGGAAAAAATTCGTCCACAGTAAAGAGTTTCAAGAGTTGAAAGTTGGGGCGACGCTAGATGAGGGAATAACGTGCGAAAGCGACGAGTTTGTTGTTTTCTATGCTGAGCGTTGCCCTTGGC AGTTTCACATCCATTGCCCCGGGAAACCTGGACATGGGTCCCTCCTTCTGGAGGACACAGCAGGGGAAAAAGTTTCCTATATTTTGTCCAAACTGTACGAGTTCAGAAAAGGGGAGAAGCAAAAACTGGACGATAACCCGACTTGGACCATTGGGAACGTCACAGCATTGAATTTAACCCAAATCAAA GGTGGGGTACAAACTAACGTAGTGCCCCCTGAATTCGTCATAACGATCGATTGTCGAATCCCTCCAAACGTTGACTTGGAAAAATTCGAAGCAACTCTGAACCAATGGTGCAAAGAAGCAGGTTCAGGCGTTTGGATCGAATTCATAGATAAAGCCTCACATGTCACACCAACTAAACTAGACGATTCAAATCCCTATTGGCTCGCATTTAAAAAAGCAACTGATAAACT ggGTTTAAAACTGAAACCACAAATTTCTCCAGCTGTTAGTGATACTAGTCATATACGAAGAGTTGGACTGCCAGGAATAGGGTTCTCACCAATCAATCATACCTCAGTGGCTTTACATAAACATGATGAGTATCTACCTGttcaagtttttttgaaaGGCATTGAAATCTACtgcgaaattttgaaatctcTCGGAAACGTTGAAGAAACAACGAAAGAAAAAACAGTACAGAATTGA